The DNA window TCAGGAGACAAGCGATGAGGAACGATAGGACGTACAGGTGGGCCGCCGGGGTCGCGGTCGCGGCGGCTGTGCTGCTGGGGTGGGTGATCGGGGCGGTTGGGCTCATCGGGGTCGAGGGGGACCCGTTCGACCGGCTGTATGGCGGGGTGGTAATGGTAGGCATCATTGGGGCCTTTATCGCGCGGTTCAGGCCGCGGGGGATGGCGTGGGCGATGGTGGCGACGGCGGGGGCTCAGGCGGCGGTCACGGTGATCGCGCTGGTCATCGGGAAGCAGCATTCCCCCGTCACCTCGGTGGGCGAGATCCTGGGGCTGAACGGGTTCTACTTCCTGCTGTGGGTGTGGTCGGCGTGGCTCTTCGGTCGGGCGGCGGGCGAATAAATGCGCCGCCTTATCAAACGACATCGGTTTGTAGTACTGCTCGGAGTAGCGGCCGTTCTTTTCGTGGTAGCCGGCACGCAGTGGCGGGGGGCGATCAGAAGAGGTCGCTCGGTGCCGGATGAGCCATTCCGCATCGCTGGCAACCTCTACTACGTTGGCGCCACAGGCGTCACCGCATTCCTGCTTACCGGGTCCGAGGGCCACGTGTTGATCGACGGCGGCTATCCCGAAACCGCTCCGTTGATCATCGCGAGCATCGCCAAGCTCGGCTTCGACATCGCCGACGTGAAGGTGTTGCTCAACTCGCACGCGCACTCCGACCACGCCGGCGGACTCCGCGCGCTACAGGAGGCCTCCGGCGCCGAGCTGTGGGTCAGCGAAGGCGATGCCGAGGTCATGGCCGCCGGCCGCCACTCCGGTGACCCGGCCCTCGGGCCGCTCAGGGTTCTCGGCTTCTTCGGGCTCGGCAGATTCCCCGCCCCGCGCATCGACCACCGGTTCAAAGACAGCGAGACGATCCGCCTCGGGTCGCTCGCCCTCACGGCACATGTCACCGCCGGCCACACCCGCGGCTGCACATCGTGGTCGTTCCCCGTCCACGACGGCGACCGTGAGTTGCTTGCCGTCAACATCTGCAGCCTCACGCTGCCGCCGTTCGTGTCGCTGGTCGAGCCGGAGACGTATCCGGGAATGCGGGCCGACTTCGAGCGCAGCTTCAGCACGCTGCGAGGCCTGCCGGCCGACATCTTCCTGGCCTCGCACGCGAACTGGTTCAGCATGCACCGTAAACGGCGTGAACGCGCCGACGCGGAGGACCCGGCCGAACCGTTCATCGATCGGGTTGGCTACCTCAGCTTCATCGACCGGGCCGAGGCGAGGTTCCGCGCAGAGTTCACGGACCAACAGTGACGCTCTTGGCCGTCCTTTCGCCGAACCGAGGCAGGAAGTCTTGTCTACTGGGGACCCGCGCTGAAGTCCGGATCGAGAAGGCGCTCCACGATCCGCGAGGATGGATGCCAATGGTGGAAAGGCCGTGAGACTGGCTAACTTCCCCAGCCCGGCATCGGTTCGACGGAGGGAGCGAGGCTGCCCATGT is part of the Gemmatimonadota bacterium genome and encodes:
- the bla gene encoding subclass B3 metallo-beta-lactamase, which encodes MPDEPFRIAGNLYYVGATGVTAFLLTGSEGHVLIDGGYPETAPLIIASIAKLGFDIADVKVLLNSHAHSDHAGGLRALQEASGAELWVSEGDAEVMAAGRHSGDPALGPLRVLGFFGLGRFPAPRIDHRFKDSETIRLGSLALTAHVTAGHTRGCTSWSFPVHDGDRELLAVNICSLTLPPFVSLVEPETYPGMRADFERSFSTLRGLPADIFLASHANWFSMHRKRRERADAEDPAEPFIDRVGYLSFIDRAEARFRAEFTDQQ